Proteins encoded in a region of the Microcoleus sp. AS-A8 genome:
- a CDS encoding MgtC/SapB family protein, producing MILSVLGVTTTAFIDANDWLGLTSRILLACLVGGAIGWDRQRAGKPGGLRTHMLVSLGAAIFVMIPLLTSDADSSDALSRAVQGVATGVGFLGAGEILQQPSQTSSKPRIKGLTSAATIWLTAALGIVAGCGFWQLILVATLITLFVLSIVKQLERVVFHRED from the coding sequence GTGATTTTATCTGTCTTAGGGGTAACGACTACAGCGTTCATCGATGCTAATGATTGGCTGGGTTTAACTTCTCGCATCCTGTTGGCCTGCCTCGTTGGGGGAGCAATTGGCTGGGATCGCCAAAGAGCAGGCAAACCAGGAGGGTTGAGAACCCACATGCTCGTTAGCTTGGGAGCCGCTATCTTTGTGATGATTCCCTTGTTGACCAGTGACGCCGACTCCAGCGATGCCCTGAGCCGAGCTGTTCAAGGGGTAGCCACGGGTGTTGGATTTTTAGGTGCCGGAGAGATTCTGCAACAGCCAAGTCAGACATCTAGCAAGCCACGGATTAAGGGGTTGACTTCAGCCGCCACCATTTGGTTAACAGCCGCACTTGGAATAGTTGCGGGTTGCGGGTTCTGGCAGTTAATCCTAGTCGCTACGCTGATTACGTTATTCGTTTTAAGTATAGTCAAGCAATTAGAACGGGTGGTTTTTCATAGAGAGGATTGA
- a CDS encoding precorrin-2 C(20)-methyltransferase, translating to MNPVQVGTLYGISVGAGDPELITLKGLRLLKQAPVVAFPEGIQGKPGVAQQIVAPWLGSHQVPLALAFPYVQDMVTLTQAWQIAAEQVWHYLQLGQDVAFVCEGDVSFYSTFTYLAQTLQQLHPESKVQTVPGVCSPMAAASVLGIPLTVRQERLVVLPALYNVGELETILDWADVVVLMKVSSVYPEVWEVLRRRQLLDHAFVVERATLPEQVIYADLCDRPTLKLPYFSLLIVKVSQSCH from the coding sequence GTGAATCCCGTACAAGTTGGCACACTCTACGGTATAAGCGTCGGAGCGGGCGATCCGGAACTGATCACTCTCAAAGGACTGCGTTTGTTGAAGCAAGCCCCTGTAGTAGCTTTTCCTGAGGGTATTCAAGGTAAGCCAGGAGTGGCTCAACAAATTGTTGCCCCGTGGCTGGGCAGTCATCAAGTGCCACTGGCCTTGGCCTTTCCGTATGTGCAGGATATGGTTACCTTGACTCAAGCGTGGCAAATTGCCGCTGAGCAGGTTTGGCACTATCTCCAGTTAGGTCAAGATGTGGCGTTTGTCTGTGAAGGAGATGTCAGTTTTTACAGCACCTTTACTTATTTAGCCCAGACGCTGCAACAGTTACATCCTGAAAGTAAGGTGCAGACGGTACCTGGAGTTTGTTCGCCCATGGCGGCGGCATCAGTTTTAGGAATACCCTTAACCGTGAGGCAAGAGCGCCTGGTTGTACTTCCGGCTCTTTATAATGTGGGGGAACTGGAAACAATTTTAGACTGGGCAGATGTCGTGGTACTTATGAAAGTCAGTTCAGTCTACCCGGAAGTGTGGGAAGTCCTACGGCGACGTCAGCTATTGGATCATGCTTTTGTGGTGGAACGAGCAACCCTGCCAGAGCAAGTGATTTATGCGGATTTATGCGATCGCCCCACCCTGAAATTGCCCTACTTTTCCCTACTCATCGTAAAAGTGTCTCAATCGTGTCACTGA
- a CDS encoding DNA-binding protein: MNIFAIRLKPDEDLRQSLGQFVQQNNIQAGFILTAVGSLKQATLRFASQNYSQVFKQQFEIVSLVGTLSTHGLHIHISLSDRHGKTLGGHLLEGCIIYTTAEIVIGTSEDLVFLRTVDESTGYKELDIQPKNPSFN, encoded by the coding sequence ATGAATATTTTCGCGATTCGCTTAAAACCTGATGAAGATTTAAGACAAAGCCTCGGACAGTTCGTCCAACAGAATAATATTCAAGCTGGTTTTATCCTCACCGCTGTTGGCAGCCTGAAACAGGCAACCCTTCGTTTTGCCAGCCAGAATTACTCTCAAGTTTTCAAGCAACAATTCGAGATTGTGTCCTTAGTCGGCACCCTTTCCACCCACGGACTTCATATACATATTTCTCTATCAGATAGACATGGTAAAACCCTCGGTGGACATTTGCTAGAGGGTTGCATCATCTATACAACGGCTGAAATCGTCATCGGCACTAGCGAAGATTTAGTCTTTCTCAGAACAGTGGATGAAAGTACTGGCTATAAAGAGTTAGACATTCAACCCAAAAACCCATCTTTTAATTGA
- a CDS encoding cell wall metabolism sensor histidine kinase WalK, which produces MDWSPVHIRWNSIYRKLLVTYVALTALGTSILATYILWSFYGYFMRSRQADLDAWSTALSESVADALEENDLDRAKLTVQRYGARESVTLRIFGPDGRLLSTSAPDIDRHVKDWYSVPGVKEALQNKSAQGVAKGILSNDDRLYAAKPIVRKGQMLGVLRISITLDQFQRQFRSVIFTILGTLLFTVLLCALISERFARNMARPIKAMSNFALQIGQGHLDGKLNIHQNDEIGQLATELNRMSQRLASLDKERRSFLANVSHELRTPVSNVLVTVEALASGAIEEPELRDRFLQTAQDEICRLSRLIQDLLDLGRLEAGVTLLEEQPLRLQDLIDRAVRAVELRMRAQSVGVHVDIPSVQIHGDPERLLQAFLNILDNAIKHSISNSTVFIVGKIDSGQIGVQIRDQGQGISQSDLPHIFEQFYTVDRSRQGSGTGLGLAIARRIVEAHKGAIVASSKGEGKGAMFTIYLPIDKLS; this is translated from the coding sequence ATGGATTGGTCACCCGTTCACATCCGGTGGAATTCAATCTACCGAAAATTGTTAGTCACCTATGTGGCGCTCACCGCACTAGGAACATCTATTCTAGCCACCTATATTTTGTGGTCTTTCTACGGCTATTTTATGAGGTCGAGGCAGGCTGATTTAGATGCCTGGAGTACGGCGCTCAGCGAGAGCGTTGCGGATGCACTGGAGGAAAACGATCTTGATCGAGCCAAACTGACGGTTCAGCGCTATGGTGCACGGGAATCTGTTACACTGCGAATCTTTGGGCCTGATGGTCGCTTGCTTTCCACGTCTGCCCCAGATATAGATCGGCATGTCAAGGACTGGTATAGTGTTCCGGGCGTGAAGGAAGCGCTTCAAAATAAATCGGCGCAAGGCGTAGCAAAAGGTATTTTATCCAATGATGACCGATTGTACGCTGCCAAACCGATCGTCCGTAAGGGTCAAATGCTCGGTGTTTTGCGGATATCAATCACCTTAGACCAGTTCCAGCGTCAGTTTCGCAGCGTAATTTTTACCATTCTGGGAACGCTACTGTTCACGGTTTTGCTCTGTGCACTGATTAGTGAACGGTTTGCGCGCAACATGGCAAGACCAATCAAGGCCATGTCTAATTTTGCGCTCCAGATCGGCCAGGGTCATCTTGATGGAAAGTTGAACATCCACCAAAATGATGAAATTGGTCAACTTGCTACGGAGTTGAACCGAATGAGCCAGCGTTTGGCATCACTTGATAAAGAGCGGCGAAGCTTCCTGGCTAACGTGTCTCACGAACTGCGTACTCCTGTAAGTAACGTTTTGGTGACTGTGGAGGCACTAGCAAGCGGAGCAATTGAGGAACCCGAACTCCGCGATCGCTTCCTCCAGACCGCTCAGGACGAGATCTGTCGCCTATCACGGCTCATTCAAGACCTGCTGGATCTAGGACGGCTGGAAGCGGGTGTTACCCTCCTCGAAGAACAGCCCCTCCGCCTGCAAGACCTCATTGATCGCGCCGTCAGAGCAGTGGAGTTGCGAATGCGTGCCCAAAGTGTGGGCGTCCACGTCGATATTCCTAGCGTTCAGATTCATGGCGATCCAGAACGGCTCCTGCAAGCGTTTCTGAACATCTTGGACAACGCCATTAAACATTCGATCTCGAATTCTACAGTTTTTATTGTTGGGAAAATAGATAGTGGTCAGATTGGCGTGCAAATCCGAGATCAAGGGCAGGGGATTAGCCAGAGCGATCTGCCCCATATTTTTGAACAGTTTTACACCGTGGATCGTTCGCGCCAAGGCAGCGGAACAGGATTGGGTTTAGCGATCGCACGGCGCATTGTGGAAGCCCATAAGGGAGCGATCGTTGCTAGCAGCAAAGGTGAAGGGAAGGGGGCTATGTTTACCATTTACCTACCCATCGATAAACTCTCTTAA
- a CDS encoding DUF3536 domain-containing protein, with protein sequence MTSAAEIPASQADAMVSIADLHVDAGIASDPLRTATGVYVTVHGHFYQPPRENPYLDTIERQPSATPFHDWNERIHHECYRPNAFARVLNQRGEVIGIVNNYEYLSFNIGPTLMSWLERYDVEVYQRILEADRNSCARLNGHGNAIAQAYNHIILPLANERDKYTQIRWGKEDFRSRFNRDPEGMWLAETAVDYPTLEVLVDEGIKFIVLAPSQAERCRLIPSDQQPVTQWHEVGGSQIDPTRPYRCFLADGRYIDMFFYDGPISRDMGFNDVLSDSHNFAGRIGQAVRGDHRPAQLISVATDGETFGHHKGGTEKCLAYSFTQELPHRGWTVTNFAHYLSINPPTWEVVLKPVTAWSCSHGVNRWQDDCGCGGGGVWNQKWRRPLRDALDWLRDKLVKVYEETGRQFFRDPWAARDEYIQVVRDRSPENVENFLGRHRSRKLTAAEQIDALRLLEMQRHSLLMYTSCGWFFEEISRPEGVQILRYAARALELAGDVAGVQLEKCFVKRLALAPSNVDFFKDGAAVYRHLVISSQISFKQVAAHYAITSLFTSYARQQRVYCYDAQQLDYQIQRMGSLTLAVGQLRLVSEITWESAHLVFAVLHLGGWDFHCCIQPFAGRRAYSKLKDKVFDSLKQASAAHAILAMHQMFGAESFSLQNLFAEERHRIMGLLSQETLTRLDQLYTQVYRDNYGVLMAFHRDELPVPQELQVAAEIALSNRVLTEIRALDSALSDPEMVWNHLAKLEAIATEANHMRCQLKIPEGKPTLEKLILRSLWQLLHDTNLPTLSADIDFIRRLIEVGNQLNLGLSLAQCQELYFNCLQPRIEPLFQQAMRAELTSETQGASAVAHLTAKTDCNTIQLRHLLQLGEKLAVDVSFWLSQLP encoded by the coding sequence ATGACTTCTGCTGCTGAGATTCCAGCTTCTCAAGCTGATGCAATGGTGTCCATTGCAGACTTGCACGTTGACGCGGGGATCGCTAGCGATCCCCTAAGGACGGCGACCGGTGTTTACGTGACTGTCCACGGTCATTTTTACCAACCTCCTCGTGAAAATCCTTATCTAGACACCATCGAGCGTCAGCCGAGTGCGACTCCTTTCCATGACTGGAATGAGCGAATTCACCACGAGTGCTATCGCCCCAATGCTTTTGCCAGGGTGTTGAATCAACGGGGCGAAGTTATCGGGATCGTCAATAACTATGAATATTTAAGCTTCAACATTGGCCCAACGCTGATGTCGTGGCTCGAACGTTACGATGTTGAGGTCTATCAGCGGATTCTCGAAGCGGATCGCAACAGTTGCGCTCGCCTCAACGGACACGGCAATGCGATCGCGCAAGCTTACAATCACATCATTTTGCCCCTAGCCAATGAACGGGACAAATATACCCAAATCCGCTGGGGCAAAGAAGATTTCCGCTCTCGCTTCAACCGCGATCCCGAAGGCATGTGGCTAGCGGAAACCGCTGTCGATTATCCCACCCTAGAGGTACTGGTTGACGAGGGAATTAAATTTATTGTCCTGGCTCCCTCCCAAGCCGAGCGCTGTCGCTTGATCCCCAGTGATCAGCAACCCGTTACCCAATGGCATGAAGTTGGCGGTTCTCAGATCGATCCCACTCGCCCTTACCGCTGCTTCCTGGCAGATGGGCGATACATTGATATGTTTTTCTATGACGGCCCGATCTCGCGAGATATGGGATTTAATGATGTTCTCAGCGATTCCCACAACTTTGCAGGGCGCATTGGTCAAGCCGTGCGTGGGGATCATCGACCCGCACAGCTGATTTCGGTCGCCACTGATGGAGAAACCTTCGGACATCACAAAGGCGGTACGGAAAAATGTCTCGCCTACAGCTTTACCCAGGAGCTTCCTCACCGAGGTTGGACGGTAACGAACTTTGCCCACTATCTCAGCATTAATCCGCCGACTTGGGAAGTTGTGTTGAAACCCGTGACGGCTTGGAGTTGCTCACATGGCGTGAACCGCTGGCAGGATGACTGTGGTTGCGGTGGCGGCGGAGTCTGGAACCAAAAATGGCGACGTCCATTACGGGATGCCCTGGATTGGTTGCGGGATAAGTTAGTTAAGGTTTATGAAGAGACGGGTCGCCAATTCTTCCGCGATCCCTGGGCAGCACGGGATGAGTATATCCAAGTGGTTCGCGATCGCTCCCCAGAGAATGTCGAGAACTTTTTGGGGCGTCACCGAAGTCGCAAACTGACGGCAGCCGAACAAATTGACGCCCTGCGTCTGTTGGAAATGCAGCGTCACTCGTTGCTGATGTACACCAGTTGTGGTTGGTTTTTTGAGGAAATCTCCCGCCCCGAAGGCGTCCAGATTCTGCGTTATGCGGCTCGTGCGTTGGAATTAGCCGGGGATGTGGCTGGCGTGCAGTTGGAAAAATGCTTTGTCAAACGTCTCGCCCTCGCCCCCAGTAATGTTGACTTTTTCAAAGATGGGGCGGCGGTTTATCGGCATCTGGTGATATCGTCGCAAATCAGCTTTAAGCAAGTTGCTGCTCACTATGCGATCACCTCTCTGTTTACCAGCTATGCACGACAACAACGGGTCTACTGCTATGACGCCCAGCAGCTAGACTACCAGATCCAACGCATGGGATCGCTAACCCTGGCCGTGGGTCAACTGCGGCTGGTTTCAGAAATTACCTGGGAGAGCGCTCATCTGGTGTTTGCTGTATTGCACTTGGGAGGCTGGGATTTCCACTGCTGCATTCAACCGTTTGCGGGGCGTCGAGCTTACAGCAAACTCAAGGATAAGGTGTTCGACTCCCTAAAACAGGCGAGTGCGGCTCATGCCATTCTGGCCATGCATCAGATGTTTGGCGCTGAGTCCTTTAGCTTGCAGAATCTGTTTGCGGAAGAGCGTCATCGGATTATGGGACTCTTAAGTCAGGAAACCTTAACACGCTTAGATCAGCTCTACACTCAGGTTTATCGGGACAACTACGGGGTGTTGATGGCTTTCCATCGGGATGAGTTGCCGGTGCCGCAGGAGTTACAAGTCGCTGCCGAGATTGCCTTATCGAACCGGGTTCTCACCGAGATCAGGGCGCTGGACTCGGCCCTGAGCGATCCCGAAATGGTATGGAATCATTTGGCTAAATTGGAAGCGATCGCCACGGAAGCCAACCACATGCGTTGTCAGCTCAAAATCCCAGAAGGGAAGCCCACCTTGGAGAAGTTGATTTTGCGATCGCTGTGGCAACTGCTGCACGATACCAATCTACCTACCCTTTCCGCCGATATCGATTTCATTCGCCGTCTCATTGAGGTGGGGAATCAACTCAATCTGGGACTTTCACTCGCTCAATGTCAGGAACTTTACTTCAACTGTTTGCAACCACGCATTGAACCCCTGTTCCAACAAGCGATGCGAGCCGAGTTGACTTCTGAGACTCAAGGTGCAAGTGCGGTAGCTCATTTAACAGCTAAAACGGATTGCAACACTATCCAGCTCCGCCACCTGCTCCAGTTGGGTGAAAAACTAGCTGTAGATGTCAGTTTCTGGTTAAGCCAGTTACCGTAA
- a CDS encoding DUF4090 family protein has product MSTETNIPTPSTLGADAIDEAIAKGIDFDGSPIPAEKLELYHKVMGLEAGRQRSGVSNTMRSRIVRIGAKHIPQEELNQMLSKAQFAPLKDKEIAFYYSGK; this is encoded by the coding sequence ATGTCTACCGAAACAAATATACCGACGCCCTCAACCTTAGGTGCGGATGCGATTGATGAAGCGATCGCCAAAGGAATTGATTTCGACGGTTCCCCGATTCCAGCAGAAAAACTAGAACTCTATCACAAAGTCATGGGTTTGGAAGCTGGACGGCAGCGCAGTGGCGTATCGAATACGATGCGTTCTAGAATTGTGCGAATTGGAGCGAAACACATTCCTCAAGAGGAACTCAATCAGATGCTGAGCAAGGCCCAATTTGCCCCATTAAAAGACAAAGAAATTGCTTTCTACTACAGCGGTAAATAA
- a CDS encoding response regulator, with protein MYTLDVKNLKPTMTHVLLVDDEEALRASLSYALIKEGYQVATAADGQSALKLFHKQVPDVIILDLMLPGIDGMELCWRIRAFSKVPILMLTAKDQPIDKVWGLEAGADDYITKPFNTRELLARIKAVLRSRAAGQNP; from the coding sequence ATGTATACTTTAGATGTAAAAAACCTTAAACCCACAATGACACACGTCCTACTCGTCGATGATGAAGAGGCATTGCGGGCTAGTCTCAGCTACGCGTTAATTAAAGAAGGTTATCAGGTAGCAACAGCGGCAGATGGGCAAAGTGCCCTCAAATTGTTTCACAAACAAGTACCGGATGTGATCATTTTAGATTTGATGCTACCGGGAATCGATGGCATGGAACTGTGCTGGCGCATCCGTGCCTTCTCGAAAGTGCCAATCTTAATGCTAACCGCTAAAGACCAGCCCATTGACAAAGTTTGGGGATTAGAAGCGGGTGCAGATGACTATATCACCAAACCCTTTAACACTCGTGAACTTCTGGCACGAATCAAAGCGGTCTTACGGAGTCGTGCCGCCGGTCAAAACCCTTAA